A region from the Leptospirillum ferriphilum ML-04 genome encodes:
- a CDS encoding FkbM family methyltransferase, producing MNRPGKNVLETLLLKAGLVLVSSWRWKTLPLATHTRDLLAQTGCDCVLDIGANKGQYARFLRKHVGYEGPIFSFEPVRPLYEILLDHSKKDPLWKVFPFALGAKAGKEMLHITAGETMNSFLPPLSSGIAFLDEINVPVRSEAVSVRTVDDVLEAQEMSGFSSIFLKMDTQGFDGEVLKGASGSLPRIAALQSEVSCIPIYENMTDWLTSLKNFDEQGFSVTGMFPVNRTEDLEVIEFDCLAINRAFCRQPVPSPGQSLRNV from the coding sequence ATGAATCGGCCAGGCAAAAATGTTCTTGAGACTCTTCTGCTGAAAGCAGGCTTGGTCCTTGTTTCCTCCTGGCGTTGGAAAACTCTGCCTCTGGCCACGCACACCCGGGATCTCCTGGCACAGACCGGTTGTGACTGCGTCCTGGATATCGGCGCCAACAAAGGTCAATACGCGCGTTTTCTGCGAAAGCATGTCGGATATGAGGGACCCATCTTCTCTTTCGAACCTGTCCGGCCCCTCTATGAGATCCTTCTCGATCATTCCAAAAAGGATCCGCTCTGGAAAGTGTTTCCATTCGCCCTTGGAGCCAAGGCAGGGAAAGAGATGCTCCACATTACGGCTGGAGAAACAATGAACTCCTTTCTTCCGCCTCTTTCAAGCGGGATCGCATTCTTAGACGAGATCAATGTCCCTGTCCGTTCGGAGGCAGTCTCTGTCCGGACCGTCGATGATGTTCTCGAAGCACAGGAAATGTCCGGGTTTTCCTCCATTTTTCTGAAAATGGACACCCAGGGATTTGACGGTGAGGTTCTGAAAGGGGCTTCAGGTTCCCTTCCCCGCATCGCTGCCCTGCAAAGCGAAGTATCCTGCATACCGATTTACGAAAACATGACCGACTGGCTGACGTCCCTCAAGAATTTCGATGAACAGGGCTTTTCCGTGACGGGGATGTTTCCGGTCAACCGGACAGAGGATCTAGAGGTCATCGAATTCGACTGCCTTGCCATCAACAGGGCGTTTTGCCGACAACCTGTCCCTTCTCCCGGACAATCCCTTCGGAACGTCTGA
- a CDS encoding ABC transporter ATP-binding protein encodes MTSLRQAYALLSPSHRRGLLVLATLMLLSAIFEMAGIASIMPFMSMVADPGIVDHNHWLSLTYHRFGFDSPRSFMIFLGFVVLGVLFLSNLIAALTVWSILRFSFTAGRDLAQKMFSVYLNHPYVFFLNRNSSELVQNTLFEMGRTVNNVLIPLLTILARSTIALSILILLFSVNPSLALVAGTLLGGAYGLVYFGVRKTLARSGQEISRENARRTQVAYETFGGIKDIKILGREKTFFDLFQKPVERYALLQAQTQMISLLPRYALETMAFGGIIGIVLYLLSTGENLSTTLPLISLYALAGYRLMPALQQIFANWSTVRFNISAVERISRDIEALPENAQKQEVPPPATRRLSLQTAIELDRVTFHYPGREEAVLDDLSLVIPARTSIGLVGSTGSGKTTTLDILLGLLEPTGGSLKIDGQPVNRTNVRQWQATIGYVPQQIMLLDDTVLKNIAFGIPEQEIDRDKVVQAATLAHLHDFVTSDLREGYDTPIGERGVRLSGGQRQRIGIARALYHEPSVLVLDEATSALDNITENVIMEALNTLARDKTVIMVAHRLTTVRECDTIVVLDRGRVVDSGTYDALLERNDFFRMLAPDPSPESRAVEAE; translated from the coding sequence ATGACGTCTCTCCGACAGGCTTATGCCCTTCTGTCCCCTTCCCATCGCCGGGGATTGCTGGTTCTCGCCACGCTTATGCTCCTTTCTGCCATTTTCGAAATGGCAGGTATCGCCTCCATCATGCCGTTCATGAGCATGGTCGCCGATCCTGGCATCGTCGATCACAATCACTGGCTGTCCCTCACCTACCACCGTTTCGGGTTTGACTCCCCCCGCTCGTTCATGATCTTTCTGGGATTCGTCGTTCTGGGGGTTCTCTTTCTGTCCAACCTGATCGCGGCCCTCACCGTCTGGTCCATTTTGCGATTTTCCTTCACGGCCGGCCGGGATCTGGCCCAGAAAATGTTTTCGGTGTATCTGAATCACCCTTACGTTTTCTTCCTGAACCGGAACAGCTCCGAACTGGTTCAGAACACCCTCTTCGAAATGGGACGCACCGTCAACAATGTCCTGATCCCCCTCCTCACGATTCTGGCCCGGTCGACGATCGCCCTTTCGATCCTGATCCTGCTCTTCTCCGTCAATCCGTCGCTCGCTCTCGTGGCGGGCACACTCCTCGGAGGGGCATACGGACTCGTGTATTTCGGCGTCCGGAAAACCCTCGCACGGTCAGGACAGGAAATCTCCCGGGAAAATGCCCGAAGGACCCAGGTCGCCTACGAAACCTTCGGCGGGATCAAGGACATCAAGATTCTGGGGCGGGAAAAAACCTTCTTCGATCTGTTCCAAAAACCCGTAGAGCGTTACGCCCTCCTGCAGGCACAGACCCAGATGATCTCTCTTCTGCCTCGCTATGCCCTGGAGACGATGGCCTTCGGCGGGATTATCGGAATCGTCCTCTACCTTTTAAGTACCGGTGAAAATCTGTCCACCACTCTTCCGCTGATTTCTCTCTATGCGCTGGCAGGATACCGGCTGATGCCCGCCCTCCAGCAGATCTTTGCCAACTGGTCTACGGTCCGTTTCAATATTTCGGCGGTCGAACGCATCTCCCGAGACATTGAAGCCCTGCCCGAAAATGCCCAAAAACAGGAGGTCCCTCCTCCTGCCACCCGACGCCTTTCTCTCCAGACGGCCATCGAACTCGACCGGGTGACCTTTCATTACCCCGGACGGGAGGAGGCCGTTCTCGACGACCTGTCGCTTGTCATTCCGGCCCGCACCTCCATCGGTCTTGTCGGATCCACCGGTTCCGGAAAGACCACGACACTGGACATTCTTCTGGGACTTCTGGAACCCACCGGAGGAAGCCTCAAAATCGACGGTCAACCCGTCAACCGAACGAATGTCCGGCAGTGGCAGGCAACCATCGGATATGTCCCCCAGCAGATCATGCTTCTGGACGACACGGTGCTCAAAAACATCGCCTTCGGGATCCCGGAACAGGAGATCGACCGGGACAAGGTTGTCCAGGCTGCAACGCTCGCGCACCTGCATGATTTTGTCACCTCGGATCTTCGGGAAGGGTATGACACCCCCATCGGAGAGCGGGGGGTCCGGCTGTCCGGCGGCCAGCGCCAGAGAATCGGGATTGCCCGTGCTCTTTACCACGAACCGTCGGTCCTGGTTCTCGACGAAGCGACGAGCGCCCTCGACAATATTACCGAGAACGTGATCATGGAAGCCCTGAATACCCTCGCAAGAGACAAAACGGTCATCATGGTCGCCCATCGCCTGACCACTGTCCGGGAATGCGATACCATCGTCGTCCTCGACCGGGGACGGGTCGTCGACTCCGGAACCTATGACGCCCTGCTGGAACGGAACGACTTTTTCCGCATGCTGGCACCGGATCCGTCCCCGGAAAGCCGGGCGGTCGAGGCAGAATAA
- a CDS encoding glycosyltransferase — MAKHQKSFSEKSLQKRLEAHKRVNKIPFIPWKLKRVFHHLLFPPHTEILSQPSSIRPILFIAPNIPYPDRGGTDYRLFHILKGTLKAGYLISFFSLYERDLLAGRIEKTSAFLQYENSLKELPLCHLFYGIRAFRTFLKNNPGAFSAIFIAWPKTVQATLPTIKRYDPSVPVIYDMCDYHARRLKREGELHSDPTILERAKKFKAIESEAARLTTLTLAISAEEKETFLSDNPSVNIDVLGNFFDFRETSVPGPEERAGILFIGSFVHAPNTDGVLWFLREIYPLIKQKHPSVPFHIVGIDPPPEILGFAHKDPEIVVHGWVPDLSRLFRSSRVFVAPLRYGAGIKGKVGLAMSRGLPVVTTSVGAEGMELTSGMNCEITDAPEEFAKQTIRLLSDQDHWLRLSGQGQHHALRHSSTDDLPEKMRQIFESVGAFSHLRTQRSARPDLP; from the coding sequence ATGGCGAAACACCAAAAATCGTTTTCCGAAAAATCCCTTCAAAAACGCCTGGAAGCTCATAAAAGAGTCAATAAAATCCCTTTCATCCCCTGGAAACTCAAGCGTGTCTTCCATCATCTTCTTTTTCCACCGCATACGGAAATTCTGAGCCAACCCTCTTCCATTCGGCCCATTCTTTTTATCGCACCAAACATCCCTTACCCGGACAGGGGAGGCACAGATTATCGTCTTTTCCATATTTTAAAGGGAACTCTCAAAGCCGGTTATCTCATCAGCTTTTTCTCGCTTTATGAGCGAGACCTTTTAGCCGGAAGAATTGAAAAAACAAGTGCCTTTCTCCAATACGAAAACTCCTTAAAAGAGCTTCCACTCTGCCATCTTTTTTATGGGATCCGTGCCTTCCGGACATTCTTAAAAAACAATCCGGGTGCCTTTTCGGCAATTTTTATCGCCTGGCCCAAAACCGTCCAGGCGACTCTGCCCACAATCAAACGCTATGACCCTTCGGTTCCGGTCATTTATGACATGTGCGACTATCACGCACGAAGACTGAAACGGGAAGGAGAGCTGCATTCTGACCCCACTATCCTGGAGCGGGCAAAAAAATTCAAAGCCATTGAAAGTGAAGCCGCCCGGTTGACCACTCTGACGCTTGCCATTTCAGCCGAGGAAAAAGAGACTTTTCTCTCCGACAACCCGTCTGTGAACATCGATGTCCTCGGGAACTTTTTTGATTTCAGGGAAACATCTGTTCCCGGCCCCGAAGAACGGGCAGGGATTCTTTTTATCGGCTCCTTCGTACATGCACCAAACACGGATGGAGTCTTGTGGTTCCTCCGGGAGATCTATCCCCTGATCAAACAAAAACACCCTTCTGTTCCGTTTCATATTGTCGGGATTGATCCGCCTCCGGAAATCCTGGGTTTCGCACACAAGGACCCGGAGATAGTCGTTCATGGATGGGTTCCGGATTTATCCCGACTTTTCCGATCATCACGGGTTTTTGTGGCTCCGTTGCGTTACGGGGCAGGGATAAAAGGAAAGGTTGGACTGGCGATGTCCAGGGGGCTCCCTGTTGTAACGACCTCTGTCGGAGCCGAAGGGATGGAGCTGACATCGGGAATGAACTGCGAAATTACGGATGCCCCGGAAGAGTTTGCCAAACAGACAATCCGTCTTCTCTCGGATCAGGACCATTGGTTGCGATTATCCGGTCAGGGACAACATCATGCCCTGAGACACAGCTCGACCGATGATCTTCCGGAAAAGATGCGGCAGATTTTTGAGTCTGTGGGGGCCTTTTCCCACCTTCGCACGCAGAGGAGTGCGAGACCAGATCTTCCTTGA
- a CDS encoding glycosyltransferase family 2 protein yields the protein MKPIISVVLPFYREGQLLAPAIDSVLSQTFQGWELVLVDNNASKETRHTARRYADSYPEKIRLIHEPEQGVISARNTGILQSQGEFIALSDGDDLLKPERLKRQYEVLSSRPDLAMVACHYDLLSYDGQTVLEENCPGFTHGSQNILEWKSYLKALFQPLHLNHMESFDLFGSPFLFFRKDVAIKAGLLDKRFNPRDLEDFEFCMRMFELGGFYLIPESLQFYRAENADTRRNKHKDKHTKMTLDKLQVFFTVLWERYGRDYPENHPVFRSLLAFHLNNFGCYLMRFSKGKGIGASWIRRAVFLRPGDLRYWKSYTKTFLPHRTHPRYFDFPEERQEELEFDRTFANRFLSEKSYRTGSVEFT from the coding sequence ATGAAGCCGATCATATCCGTCGTTCTTCCATTCTACCGGGAAGGCCAATTGCTGGCTCCCGCCATTGACTCCGTTCTTTCTCAGACTTTTCAGGGCTGGGAGCTTGTCCTGGTCGATAACAACGCTTCGAAAGAGACACGGCACACTGCCCGAAGATATGCGGACTCCTACCCGGAGAAAATTCGTCTCATACACGAACCGGAACAGGGCGTCATCTCAGCCAGAAATACCGGAATTCTTCAATCACAAGGGGAATTTATCGCCCTTTCCGATGGAGACGACCTCCTGAAGCCGGAACGTCTCAAGCGCCAGTACGAGGTCCTCTCCTCCCGACCGGATCTGGCAATGGTCGCCTGCCATTACGACCTTCTCTCCTATGATGGACAGACCGTCCTTGAAGAAAATTGTCCCGGATTCACGCATGGGTCCCAAAATATTCTGGAGTGGAAATCCTACCTGAAAGCCCTTTTTCAACCCTTACATCTCAATCATATGGAGTCTTTCGATCTTTTCGGAAGTCCTTTTCTGTTCTTTCGCAAAGACGTGGCCATCAAAGCCGGTCTTCTGGACAAACGCTTCAACCCTCGGGATCTCGAAGACTTCGAGTTCTGCATGCGCATGTTCGAATTGGGAGGATTTTACCTGATTCCGGAATCTCTGCAGTTCTATAGGGCGGAAAACGCAGACACCCGAAGAAACAAGCACAAAGACAAACATACGAAAATGACCCTGGACAAGCTTCAGGTCTTTTTCACGGTGCTTTGGGAGCGTTACGGGAGAGACTATCCCGAAAATCACCCTGTCTTCCGATCCCTGTTAGCTTTTCACCTGAACAACTTCGGTTGTTATCTGATGCGTTTCTCCAAAGGAAAAGGAATCGGAGCCTCCTGGATCCGAAGAGCCGTCTTTCTGAGACCGGGAGATTTGCGCTACTGGAAGTCTTACACCAAGACATTCCTTCCGCATAGAACACACCCGCGGTATTTTGACTTTCCCGAAGAACGACAAGAAGAGCTTGAGTTCGATCGAACATTTGCCAATCGGTTTCTAAGTGAAAAATCCTACCGGACTGGATCGGTGGAATTCACGTGA
- a CDS encoding glycosyltransferase family 2 protein — MSLPEVSVIIPMYREGPLISETIESILSQTFTDYEIILVDNNADPETRGFAEEFVKKHPDKIRLTKETTQGIASAKNKGFQESRGRFIVFHDGDDLSHSHRLATQHSFLERHPELTFIGSWHDLISHDNHLIKKNISETLPSFWAETEKIFNQHFQEAFLRPKTRPIKFPLISTCFLRREAVRASGGHDERLNPRWFEENEFLLKVFDQGDAGVIPEALLSYRKHSPEGNRIMKDQMNWIRKTRHLNTFFNILKERYADRPGTEKLLNRLRSHFLRYTSQFFLQHKDGAPLGRIGLKRAIESSPADELSRKLLMKSYFPKALYPKLFWFDHWMTEPLPTEVNESFIRSLFA; from the coding sequence ATGTCTCTACCGGAAGTATCCGTAATCATCCCTATGTACCGGGAAGGTCCGCTGATTTCAGAAACCATCGAATCCATCCTTTCCCAGACATTCACCGATTACGAAATCATTCTGGTCGACAACAACGCGGATCCGGAAACACGAGGCTTTGCCGAAGAATTTGTCAAGAAACATCCTGATAAAATTCGACTAACCAAGGAAACAACCCAGGGTATCGCTTCTGCAAAAAACAAAGGTTTTCAAGAGAGCCGGGGACGATTCATCGTTTTTCATGACGGAGACGACCTTTCTCATTCGCACAGGCTTGCAACCCAACACTCTTTTTTGGAAAGACATCCGGAGCTGACTTTTATCGGTTCCTGGCACGATTTGATCAGCCATGATAATCATCTGATCAAAAAAAACATTTCGGAAACCCTCCCGTCGTTCTGGGCAGAAACCGAGAAAATCTTTAATCAGCATTTTCAGGAAGCCTTTCTCCGGCCCAAAACTCGACCGATCAAATTTCCTTTGATCAGTACCTGCTTCCTTCGCAGGGAAGCCGTACGGGCATCAGGCGGACACGATGAACGACTGAATCCCCGTTGGTTCGAGGAGAATGAATTTCTTCTGAAGGTGTTTGATCAGGGAGATGCCGGCGTGATTCCCGAAGCCCTTCTCTCTTACCGAAAACATTCCCCGGAAGGGAATAGGATCATGAAAGACCAGATGAACTGGATAAGAAAAACCCGTCATCTCAATACATTCTTTAATATTTTAAAAGAGCGCTACGCCGACAGACCGGGGACCGAAAAGCTTCTCAACAGACTGAGAAGCCATTTTCTCCGCTATACCAGCCAGTTTTTCCTGCAGCACAAAGACGGAGCGCCTCTCGGACGCATCGGACTGAAAAGAGCCATCGAGTCTTCTCCAGCCGATGAACTGTCGCGAAAACTTTTGATGAAAAGCTATTTTCCGAAAGCTCTTTACCCGAAACTGTTCTGGTTCGATCACTGGATGACCGAACCGCTTCCGACAGAGGTCAATGAATCTTTTATCCGGTCTCTTTTTGCGTAA
- a CDS encoding glycosyltransferase family 2 protein: protein MDTPVISVVITMYREGELLGETVDSILDQTFQDFEIVLVNNNADPLTLTVANRYCETHPEKIRIVHEPIQGVSAAKNRGIIESHGTYIALHDGDDLSHPERLSIQLETFLQNPEASFICSWFDRVGPDGKQTIKKDIADATPYFWFRTEQIIKKLYPDRTTKNPGSPLDFSLISTTFFKKQTAIDVGLFDNRFNPRWFEDFEFLTRLYETGEVVKISKSLLRYRMHTPERAAILRKQMNWLAIIRHLDLFYTILWERYQNKTQDAPEIFRELRAFWLTYVSGFFLEQEKGRTLGKMALKRALTENIQDPYIWKLWGKSFLPQALYPKLFWFDELNPNPLPEGANEDLVRGLFTPSPPTEAAAMNGVCRGS, encoded by the coding sequence ATGGACACTCCAGTTATTTCTGTTGTCATAACGATGTACAGGGAAGGCGAGCTACTTGGCGAAACAGTCGATTCGATCCTTGATCAAACATTTCAGGATTTTGAAATCGTGCTCGTCAACAACAATGCCGATCCTCTAACCTTGACAGTTGCCAATCGTTATTGCGAAACCCATCCGGAGAAAATCCGGATTGTTCATGAACCCATTCAAGGAGTATCGGCCGCCAAAAACAGGGGAATCATCGAAAGTCATGGCACCTACATTGCTCTGCATGATGGGGACGATCTCTCTCATCCGGAGCGTCTTTCCATTCAGCTCGAGACATTCCTGCAAAATCCGGAAGCCTCATTTATCTGCTCCTGGTTTGACCGGGTTGGCCCGGACGGCAAGCAAACCATAAAAAAAGATATTGCCGACGCTACTCCCTATTTCTGGTTTCGGACGGAACAGATCATTAAGAAACTTTACCCGGATAGAACCACGAAAAATCCAGGCTCCCCACTTGATTTTTCCTTGATTTCAACAACTTTTTTCAAAAAACAGACGGCGATTGATGTGGGGTTATTTGACAATCGTTTCAATCCCCGCTGGTTTGAAGATTTTGAATTTTTAACACGACTCTATGAGACGGGCGAGGTGGTCAAGATCTCCAAATCCCTTCTCCGTTACCGGATGCACACCCCCGAGCGGGCCGCAATCCTCCGAAAACAAATGAACTGGCTTGCCATCATCCGGCATCTGGACCTTTTCTACACGATTCTCTGGGAACGCTATCAAAACAAAACCCAGGACGCTCCAGAGATTTTCAGAGAGCTCCGGGCCTTCTGGCTCACCTATGTCAGCGGGTTCTTTCTGGAACAGGAGAAAGGTCGTACTCTCGGAAAAATGGCTCTCAAGAGAGCACTCACCGAAAACATTCAGGACCCCTACATCTGGAAGCTTTGGGGAAAGTCCTTTCTGCCTCAAGCACTCTACCCGAAATTGTTCTGGTTTGATGAGCTGAATCCGAATCCCTTGCCGGAAGGAGCGAACGAGGATCTGGTCAGAGGACTTTTCACACCCTCTCCGCCGACGGAAGCGGCAGCAATGAACGGAGTCTGTCGAGGAAGCTAG
- a CDS encoding glycosyltransferase family 2 protein, giving the protein MAETGRLEPQSSGLAQGADQDGAGDCRDSGKLIMTERSLFSQKDPFTKLDKHSPQEICLQNFLYDFASMGIDSLWGHSSHPIKRSEEKILTLSKLKNSTAILSFDGLANLFPIDYFRLHTTLSGVSLKTHLSADNARIKIVNISRHNTRTILFDERISRFSGEFSSDCLNISKLDGSLHLEIEYKGEMEVNQTAWVSRSSRPIPSSSILLSITAFNRDEFVLPLLESLCGYPPLLALNLQILVVDNGGSLFQDKLPNDPRIRLIKQTNLGCTSGVMRALTIARDLKTDFMVIADDDIILPPEMLYRLLIFQVLSNKNLSVGAGMLTLQSPNILWEKGSLVLNQGLNSLKPLHKRTNLETQKDLTSLFHVDQLDYTALWLMSSPTQKLSFLPAFFIYYEDILQGLFLKKNGVPIVVPPHIFLWHATLEKRGAFWKRYLWVRNDLATRFLNPEKLNPLMVVFSFLKLIANLLASYDYKLAEFHLQAFSEAITDASWTIDPLGEKKKTDILIQHAPAQTDLSSRLPPDFLTQKRSSLGQKILKRLGNIVTLGNYLNPFSKSVRSDGKLPFRFHGDYESWGWFGYNTLAVVDKKGSGYLCKRSVKEAVKFIFPCIYLSFRFLITQRTMSKRYKEHSQRYENAWREAFLKLDKKVWTTPQNLGQ; this is encoded by the coding sequence TTGGCAGAAACCGGGAGACTGGAGCCACAATCCTCAGGATTGGCACAGGGAGCGGATCAAGATGGCGCGGGAGATTGCCGCGATTCCGGAAAACTGATCATGACAGAGCGCTCTCTTTTTTCCCAAAAAGATCCCTTTACCAAACTCGATAAACATTCTCCCCAAGAAATCTGCCTGCAGAACTTCCTCTATGACTTCGCTTCCATGGGCATCGATAGTCTATGGGGACATTCTTCTCATCCTATTAAAAGATCAGAAGAAAAAATTTTGACTTTATCAAAATTAAAAAATTCCACGGCCATCCTCTCTTTTGATGGGTTAGCCAATCTCTTCCCAATTGATTACTTTCGTCTTCATACAACGTTATCCGGGGTTTCTCTCAAAACACATCTTTCCGCAGACAATGCTCGGATAAAAATCGTTAACATATCAAGACATAACACAAGAACTATCCTTTTTGACGAGAGGATCTCTCGCTTTTCCGGAGAATTTTCATCCGACTGTCTCAATATTTCTAAGCTAGATGGCAGTCTTCATCTTGAAATTGAATACAAAGGCGAAATGGAGGTCAATCAAACAGCATGGGTGAGCCGATCCTCGCGTCCGATCCCCTCATCCTCTATTCTCCTTTCCATTACTGCATTCAACAGGGATGAATTTGTCTTGCCACTTCTGGAATCTCTGTGCGGGTATCCACCCCTCCTTGCACTAAACCTCCAGATCCTCGTTGTAGATAATGGAGGTTCCCTTTTTCAAGACAAGCTTCCAAACGATCCCAGAATTCGACTCATCAAGCAGACAAACTTGGGTTGCACGTCCGGCGTCATGAGAGCATTAACTATTGCCCGGGACCTGAAAACAGATTTTATGGTCATTGCCGACGATGACATTATTCTCCCCCCGGAAATGCTTTACCGCCTCCTTATTTTTCAGGTCTTATCTAATAAGAATCTCTCCGTCGGGGCGGGAATGCTCACTCTGCAATCTCCCAATATATTATGGGAGAAAGGATCTCTCGTTTTGAATCAAGGGCTGAATTCGTTGAAGCCTTTACACAAGAGAACAAACCTGGAAACCCAAAAGGATCTTACATCTCTTTTTCATGTCGATCAGCTTGACTACACTGCTTTATGGCTTATGTCCTCGCCGACCCAAAAATTATCTTTTCTGCCCGCTTTTTTCATTTACTACGAAGATATTTTGCAAGGCCTTTTCCTCAAAAAAAATGGAGTTCCGATTGTCGTTCCCCCACACATATTCCTTTGGCATGCAACGTTGGAAAAAAGGGGAGCCTTTTGGAAAAGGTATCTCTGGGTCCGAAACGATTTGGCAACCCGCTTTCTGAACCCTGAAAAGTTAAACCCGTTGATGGTCGTTTTTTCATTTTTGAAACTCATCGCCAACCTGCTTGCGAGCTATGACTACAAACTCGCTGAATTCCACTTGCAGGCTTTTAGTGAAGCCATAACAGATGCATCTTGGACGATAGACCCTTTGGGTGAAAAAAAGAAAACAGACATCCTTATCCAACATGCTCCTGCTCAGACAGATTTGTCGTCCCGTCTCCCGCCTGATTTCCTCACCCAAAAGAGAAGTTCTCTTGGTCAGAAAATCCTTAAACGACTTGGAAACATAGTGACCCTAGGAAATTATCTGAATCCGTTCAGCAAATCTGTCCGGAGTGATGGAAAACTGCCGTTTCGATTTCACGGGGATTACGAATCTTGGGGATGGTTTGGATACAACACGCTTGCAGTTGTTGACAAGAAAGGAAGCGGATATCTGTGTAAAAGGTCCGTGAAAGAAGCTGTGAAATTTATTTTCCCATGCATATACCTCTCTTTTCGGTTCCTTATAACTCAAAGGACCATGTCTAAAAGATATAAAGAACACTCTCAGCGTTATGAAAATGCCTGGAGGGAAGCATTTTTAAAGTTAGACAAAAAAGTCTGGACCACCCCCCAAAATCTTGGGCAATGA